One genomic region from Microcystis panniformis FACHB-1757 encodes:
- the rpmA gene encoding 50S ribosomal protein L27, with translation MAHKKGTGSTRNGRDSRSQRLGVKRYGGQVVKAGNILIRQRGTKVHPGKNVGRGGDDTLFALIDGVVKFEYKDKSRRQVSVYPAEVSAS, from the coding sequence ATGGCTCATAAGAAAGGTACGGGTAGTACCCGCAACGGACGCGATTCTCGTTCCCAGAGACTAGGCGTTAAGCGCTACGGTGGTCAAGTGGTAAAAGCGGGAAATATTCTCATCCGTCAACGGGGTACTAAAGTTCACCCGGGTAAAAATGTTGGTCGTGGTGGCGATGATACTTTATTCGCTTTAATTGATGGTGTGGTCAAATTTGAATACAAGGATAAAAGTCGCCGTCAAGTTAGCGTTTATCCCGCTGAAGTTAGCGCCAGTTAA
- the rplU gene encoding 50S ribosomal protein L21 — protein MSYAIIETGGKQIRVEPGRYYDIELLPVDEQSTHTIDKVLLIHDEDDISIGQPFIEGATVEGTVMQHRRGKKVIVYKMRPKKKTRKKRGHRQEITRFMIDSINYNGKTLVATAATSGAEVVEDSSDKEE, from the coding sequence ATGAGTTACGCGATTATTGAGACCGGTGGCAAACAGATTCGGGTGGAACCCGGTCGCTATTACGATATCGAACTTCTTCCCGTCGATGAACAAAGTACCCATACCATCGACAAAGTGCTATTAATCCATGATGAGGATGATATTAGCATCGGTCAGCCCTTTATCGAAGGGGCCACCGTCGAAGGCACTGTCATGCAACATCGTCGGGGCAAAAAAGTTATTGTCTATAAAATGCGCCCGAAAAAGAAAACCCGTAAAAAACGCGGTCATCGTCAAGAAATTACCCGTTTTATGATTGATTCAATCAATTATAACGGTAAAACTCTAGTCGCCACTGCTGCTACCTCCGGCGCTGAAGTTGTGGAAGATAGTAGCGATAAAGAAGAATAA
- a CDS encoding esterase/lipase family protein — protein sequence MNPVVLVHGFLDTTAVFKPMSEYLNYHGWQVHSFNLIPNHGYKKLEVLAGQVENYIEKNFAKEQKVDLIGFSMGGLITRYYLQRLGGVARVQRYLNISAPNRGTLTAYSLPLDGIRQMQPGSQFLEDLNKDCQQILNKIKTTIIWTPYDLMIFPAHSSRLSVGKEISIPVLLHAWMVKDSKVLTTIKETLLE from the coding sequence ATGAATCCTGTCGTTTTAGTGCATGGTTTTCTGGACACTACTGCTGTTTTTAAACCGATGAGCGAGTATTTAAACTATCATGGTTGGCAGGTGCATAGTTTTAATCTAATTCCCAATCATGGTTACAAAAAGTTAGAAGTTTTAGCCGGTCAGGTGGAGAATTATATCGAGAAAAACTTTGCTAAAGAGCAGAAAGTAGATCTGATTGGGTTTAGTATGGGAGGATTAATTACCCGCTACTACCTGCAAAGATTGGGAGGAGTGGCAAGAGTGCAACGTTACCTAAATATTTCTGCTCCGAATCGAGGCACTTTAACCGCGTATAGTTTACCCTTAGATGGGATTAGACAAATGCAGCCGGGGAGTCAATTTCTAGAGGATTTAAATAAAGATTGTCAACAAATTTTAAATAAAATTAAAACCACAATTATCTGGACTCCCTACGATTTAATGATATTTCCTGCCCATAGTTCCCGTTTATCGGTGGGCAAAGAAATTTCCATTCCCGTATTGCTTCATGCTTGGATGGTCAAAGATAGTAAAGTTTTAACAACAATTAAAGAGACTTTATTAGAATAG
- a CDS encoding DUF4164 domain-containing protein: MSNETVTYSLEAVLTRIEGKIDSLEKRIDEKIDSLEKRIDEKIDSLEKRIDEKIDSLEKRIDERFDKVEDRLTKVEIGQAELKGDIKALDEKINGLTARVAYQEFTNRGILIALVVAILGGAAKLFGFFPNP; the protein is encoded by the coding sequence ATGTCTAACGAAACTGTCACTTATTCCCTAGAAGCTGTCCTGACAAGGATTGAGGGGAAAATCGACTCTCTGGAAAAACGTATTGATGAGAAAATCGACTCTCTGGAAAAACGTATTGATGAGAAAATCGACTCTCTGGAAAAACGTATTGATGAGAAAATCGACTCTCTGGAAAAACGTATTGATGAGAGATTTGACAAGGTAGAAGACCGGTTAACTAAAGTAGAAATAGGACAGGCCGAACTCAAGGGAGATATTAAAGCTTTAGACGAAAAAATCAATGGATTAACTGCAAGGGTTGCCTATCAGGAATTCACCAATCGAGGGATTCTGATAGCATTGGTGGTCGCTATTTTAGGAGGTGCCGCTAAACTTTTTGGTTTTTTCCCTAATCCTTAG
- a CDS encoding phytanoyl-CoA dioxygenase family protein produces the protein MILKIADILKNLPWSFDSTAELPWLDRSRAEKSLQKARQQRRISEREYQLLDHWRELGYCVVKDLIPATAIDNLVAELADLFFLESAIPGLRIEGIQAENLPASLSHEQVLALDMEQRKALVNSIWRLHAFHEISPTARAIFDNQNLRALVNLIIGKSCEPRYSINFLHGTEQGLHEDMAVFYVHPANHLVGVWIALEDISADAGPLIFYPKSHKNIQVTDFFPDYPAVNLKNITAEQIPQYQDYVNQRAQNYDCQSFTAKKGEILLWHGMLIHGGGKINNTLLTRKSMVIHFIAEGGDYNDRALGPFNW, from the coding sequence ATGATTCTTAAAATTGCCGATATCTTAAAAAATTTGCCCTGGTCTTTCGATTCTACGGCCGAATTACCCTGGTTGGATCGCTCGCGAGCAGAAAAATCCCTGCAAAAAGCTCGTCAACAACGGCGAATTTCCGAACGAGAATATCAACTCCTTGACCATTGGCGAGAATTGGGTTATTGTGTTGTCAAAGATTTAATTCCCGCAACGGCGATCGATAATTTAGTAGCGGAATTAGCCGATTTATTTTTCCTAGAATCGGCTATCCCCGGATTAAGAATTGAAGGCATTCAAGCAGAAAATCTACCGGCGAGTTTGAGTCACGAGCAAGTTTTAGCCCTAGATATGGAGCAAAGAAAAGCCTTAGTTAATTCTATTTGGCGACTCCATGCCTTTCATGAGATTTCTCCCACTGCTCGAGCAATTTTTGACAATCAAAATCTGAGAGCTTTAGTTAATTTAATTATTGGCAAATCCTGCGAACCGAGATATTCCATCAACTTCCTGCACGGTACAGAGCAGGGGCTGCACGAGGATATGGCAGTTTTTTATGTTCATCCTGCTAATCATTTAGTCGGTGTTTGGATTGCCTTGGAAGATATTTCCGCCGATGCTGGCCCGCTAATTTTTTATCCTAAATCTCATAAAAATATCCAAGTAACTGACTTTTTTCCAGACTATCCCGCCGTCAATCTTAAAAATATTACTGCCGAGCAAATTCCCCAATACCAAGATTATGTTAACCAGCGCGCTCAGAATTATGACTGTCAATCATTTACTGCTAAAAAAGGAGAGATTCTTCTCTGGCACGGAATGTTAATTCATGGTGGTGGGAAGATTAATAATACCCTGCTAACCCGTAAATCGATGGTCATTCATTTTATTGCCGAGGGTGGCGATTACAACGATCGGGCTTTGGGACCTTTTAATTGGTAA
- a CDS encoding site-2 protease family protein produces MSSEIAAIAVIFLVAGAILTWSFYRAKPYGQLGILPWLQSLVLIAPWLIFFGLFAAGIYLNLAVILFLLVASTIIYIYLGNRLRLLKTNQIIEPKVNPAVSQSVTPLEIPAAVTAIVPDVMPISEQDLKVIQSIFGIDTFFATETISFQEGAIFKGNLRGEPDLVHSRLTQKLSNHFGDKYRLFLVEGTEEKPVVIILPKTNDPSPATLAQKNLSLVLLVATLVTSLEAAGILLGFDLFGNWQRYREAIPLSLGLWSVLIAHEIGHLIIAKRHNVRLSLPYFLPTWQIGSFGAITRFESLLPNRSVLFDIAFAGPALGGLVSLILLIVGLTLSNSASLFQIPSNFFQSSILVGSLARIFLGDELQNAVISVHPLTVIGWLGLVITALNLLPAGQLDGGRIVQAIYGRKIARRTTVATLVILGIISLVNPSNPIPLYWTILVAFLQRELERPNLNELTEPDDTRAGWGLLLLFLMLATLIPLSPSLAGRLGIGG; encoded by the coding sequence ATTTCTTCGGAAATTGCTGCGATCGCTGTTATTTTCCTCGTCGCTGGTGCTATCTTGACTTGGAGTTTTTATCGGGCTAAACCCTACGGCCAACTGGGAATTTTACCTTGGTTACAATCCTTGGTACTAATTGCTCCTTGGTTAATTTTTTTCGGGCTATTTGCGGCGGGAATTTATCTCAATCTAGCGGTAATTCTCTTTTTACTGGTTGCTTCCACCATTATCTATATTTATTTGGGCAACCGTTTACGCTTACTGAAAACCAATCAGATAATTGAACCGAAAGTTAACCCAGCAGTCAGCCAGTCCGTTACTCCTCTAGAAATCCCGGCAGCGGTGACAGCAATTGTGCCGGATGTGATGCCAATTTCCGAACAGGATTTAAAAGTTATTCAGAGTATTTTTGGTATAGATACTTTTTTTGCCACCGAAACTATCTCTTTTCAGGAAGGGGCGATTTTTAAAGGCAATTTACGGGGAGAACCGGATCTAGTTCACTCGCGCTTAACCCAGAAATTAAGTAATCATTTTGGCGATAAATATCGTTTATTTCTGGTGGAAGGAACCGAGGAAAAACCGGTGGTAATTATCCTTCCCAAAACTAACGATCCTAGTCCTGCTACTCTTGCTCAAAAAAATCTCTCTTTAGTTTTGTTAGTCGCCACCCTTGTCACTAGCTTAGAAGCAGCTGGAATTCTATTAGGTTTTGATTTGTTTGGTAATTGGCAGAGATATCGAGAAGCAATTCCCCTGAGTTTGGGTTTATGGTCGGTATTAATTGCCCACGAAATCGGTCATCTAATTATCGCTAAACGCCATAATGTTCGTCTCAGTTTACCCTATTTTCTTCCCACTTGGCAGATTGGTTCTTTTGGGGCGATTACTCGTTTTGAATCTTTATTACCTAACCGCAGTGTTCTATTTGATATAGCTTTCGCTGGTCCTGCTTTGGGAGGTTTGGTTTCTTTAATCTTGTTAATCGTTGGACTGACTTTATCTAATTCGGCCAGCCTTTTTCAAATCCCTAGTAACTTTTTCCAAAGTTCAATTTTAGTGGGTTCTTTAGCCCGGATATTTTTGGGCGACGAGTTACAAAATGCTGTTATCTCCGTGCATCCTTTAACTGTTATCGGTTGGTTAGGATTGGTGATTACTGCCCTTAATTTACTGCCCGCCGGACAGTTAGATGGTGGTAGAATTGTTCAGGCTATTTATGGTCGCAAAATTGCCCGCCGCACCACTGTGGCCACTTTGGTTATTTTGGGCATTATTTCCTTAGTTAATCCCAGTAATCCCATTCCTCTCTATTGGACAATTTTGGTCGCTTTTTTACAAAGAGAGTTGGAAAGACCTAATTTAAACGAGTTAACCGAACCCGATGACACCCGCGCTGGTTGGGGTTTATTACTGCTCTTTTTAATGTTAGCGACTCTGATTCCTTTAAGCCCTAGTTTAGCGGGACGTTTAGGCATCGGTGGCTAA